Proteins encoded in a region of the Globicephala melas chromosome 1, mGloMel1.2, whole genome shotgun sequence genome:
- the SSR2 gene encoding translocon-associated protein subunit beta has protein sequence MRLQAFLALALFAVTQAEEGARLLASKSLLNRYAVEGRDLTLQYNIYNVGSSAALDVELSDDSFPPEDFGIVSGMLNVKWDRIAPASNVSHTVVLRPLKAGYFNFTSATITYLAQEDGPVVIGFTSAPGQGGILAQREFDRRFSPHFLDWAAFGVMTLPSIGIPLLLWYSSKRKYDTPKTKKN, from the exons ATGAGGCTGCAGGCATTCCTGGCGTTGGCTCTATTTGCTGTCACTCAAGCAGAGGAAGGAGCCAGGCTTTTGGCCTCCAAATCACTGCTGAACAGATATGCCGTGGAGGGGCGAGACCTGACCTTACAGTACAACATCTACAATGTTGGCTCAAG TGCTGCATTAGATGTGGAATTATCTGATGATTCCTTCCCTCCAGAAGACTTTGGCATTGTCTCTGGAATGCTCAATGTCAAATGGGACCGAATTGCTCC TGCTAGCAACGTTTCCCACACGGTGGTCCTGCGCCCTCTCAAGGCTGGTTATTTCAACTTCACCTCAGCAACTATTACTTATCTGGCCCAGGAGGATGGGCCCGTTGTG attggctttacCAGTGCACCCGGACAGGGAGGAATCCTGGCTCAGAGGGAGTTTGATAGGAGATTCTCCCCCCATTTT CTGGACTGGGCAGCCTTCGGGGTCATGACTCTCCCTTCCATCGGCATCCCCCTGCTGTTGTGGTATTCCAGCAAGAGGAAATATGACACCCCCAAAACCAAGAAGAACTGA